The following are encoded together in the Bubalus bubalis isolate 160015118507 breed Murrah chromosome 14, NDDB_SH_1, whole genome shotgun sequence genome:
- the CD40 gene encoding tumor necrosis factor receptor superfamily member 5 isoform X2, translated as MVRLPLQCLFWGFFLTAVHPEPATACGEKQYPLNSLCCDLCPPGQKLVNDCTEVSKTECQSCGKGEFLSTWNREKYCHEHRYCNPNLGLRIQSEGTLNTDTTCVCVEGQHCTSHTCESCTAHSLCLPGFGVKQIATGVLDTICEPCPVGFFSNVSSAFEKCHRWTSCERKGLVEQHVGTNKTDVVCGFQSRMRTLVVIPITMGVLFAVLLVSACIRNIIKKQQAKALHPTAERQGPVETIDPEDFPGPHPPPPVQETLCWCQPVAQEDGKESRISVQERE; from the exons GTCCACCCAGAACCAGCCACTGCTTGCGGAGAGAAGCAATACCCACTGAACAGTCTTTGCTGTGATTTGTGCCCGCCGG GACAGAAACTGGTGAACGACTGCACAGAGGTCAGCAAAACAGAATGCCAGTCCTGCGGTAAAGGCGAATTCCTGTCCACCTGGAACAGAGAGAAATACTGTCACGAGCACAGATACTGCAACCCCA ACCTAGGGCTCCGGATCCAGAGCGAGGGCACCTTGAATACAGATACCACTTGTGTATGTGTTGAAGGCCAACACTGTACCAGTCACACCTGCGAAAGTTGCACGGCCCACAGCTTGTGTCTCCCTGGCTTCGGGGTCAAGCAGATCG CTACAGGGGTTTTGGATACCATCTGTGAACCCTGCCCGGTCGGCTTCTTCTCCAATGTGTCATCTGCTTTTGAAAAGTGTCACCGTTGGACAAG CTGTGAGAGAAAAGGCCTGGTGGAACAACATGTGGGGACGAACAAGACAGACGTTGTCTGCG GTTTCCAGAGTCGGATGAGGACCCTGGTGGTAATCCCCATCACGATGGGAGTCCTGTTTGCTGTCCTGTTGGTATCTGCCTGTATCA ggAACATAATCAAGAAGCAGCAGGCTAAG GCCCTGCACCCTACGGCTGAAAGGCAGGGTCCCGTGGAGACGATTGATCCGGAGGATTTTCCCGGCCCCCACCCGCCTCCTCCGGTGCAGGAGACCTTATGCTGGTGTCAGCCGGTCGCCCAGGAGGACGGCAAAGAGAGCCGCATCTCCGTGCAGGAGCGAGAATGA
- the CD40 gene encoding tumor necrosis factor receptor superfamily member 5 isoform X1, producing MVRLPLQCLFWGFFLTAVHPEPATACGEKQYPLNSLCCDLCPPGQKLVNDCTEVSKTECQSCGKGEFLSTWNREKYCHEHRYCNPNLGLRIQSEGTLNTDTTCVCVEGQHCTSHTCESCTAHSLCLPGFGVKQIATGVLDTICEPCPVGFFSNVSSAFEKCHRWTSCERKGLVEQHVGTNKTDVVCGFQSRMRTLVVIPITMGVLFAVLLVSACISESPGNIIKKQQAKALHPTAERQGPVETIDPEDFPGPHPPPPVQETLCWCQPVAQEDGKESRISVQERE from the exons GTCCACCCAGAACCAGCCACTGCTTGCGGAGAGAAGCAATACCCACTGAACAGTCTTTGCTGTGATTTGTGCCCGCCGG GACAGAAACTGGTGAACGACTGCACAGAGGTCAGCAAAACAGAATGCCAGTCCTGCGGTAAAGGCGAATTCCTGTCCACCTGGAACAGAGAGAAATACTGTCACGAGCACAGATACTGCAACCCCA ACCTAGGGCTCCGGATCCAGAGCGAGGGCACCTTGAATACAGATACCACTTGTGTATGTGTTGAAGGCCAACACTGTACCAGTCACACCTGCGAAAGTTGCACGGCCCACAGCTTGTGTCTCCCTGGCTTCGGGGTCAAGCAGATCG CTACAGGGGTTTTGGATACCATCTGTGAACCCTGCCCGGTCGGCTTCTTCTCCAATGTGTCATCTGCTTTTGAAAAGTGTCACCGTTGGACAAG CTGTGAGAGAAAAGGCCTGGTGGAACAACATGTGGGGACGAACAAGACAGACGTTGTCTGCG GTTTCCAGAGTCGGATGAGGACCCTGGTGGTAATCCCCATCACGATGGGAGTCCTGTTTGCTGTCCTGTTGGTATCTGCCTGTATCAGTGAGTCCCCAG ggAACATAATCAAGAAGCAGCAGGCTAAG GCCCTGCACCCTACGGCTGAAAGGCAGGGTCCCGTGGAGACGATTGATCCGGAGGATTTTCCCGGCCCCCACCCGCCTCCTCCGGTGCAGGAGACCTTATGCTGGTGTCAGCCGGTCGCCCAGGAGGACGGCAAAGAGAGCCGCATCTCCGTGCAGGAGCGAGAATGA
- the CD40 gene encoding tumor necrosis factor receptor superfamily member 5 isoform X3, whose protein sequence is MYICLISEPASQMVHPEPATACGEKQYPLNSLCCDLCPPGQKLVNDCTEVSKTECQSCGKGEFLSTWNREKYCHEHRYCNPNLGLRIQSEGTLNTDTTCVCVEGQHCTSHTCESCTAHSLCLPGFGVKQIATGVLDTICEPCPVGFFSNVSSAFEKCHRWTSCERKGLVEQHVGTNKTDVVCGFQSRMRTLVVIPITMGVLFAVLLVSACISESPGNIIKKQQAKALHPTAERQGPVETIDPEDFPGPHPPPPVQETLCWCQPVAQEDGKESRISVQERE, encoded by the exons GTCCACCCAGAACCAGCCACTGCTTGCGGAGAGAAGCAATACCCACTGAACAGTCTTTGCTGTGATTTGTGCCCGCCGG GACAGAAACTGGTGAACGACTGCACAGAGGTCAGCAAAACAGAATGCCAGTCCTGCGGTAAAGGCGAATTCCTGTCCACCTGGAACAGAGAGAAATACTGTCACGAGCACAGATACTGCAACCCCA ACCTAGGGCTCCGGATCCAGAGCGAGGGCACCTTGAATACAGATACCACTTGTGTATGTGTTGAAGGCCAACACTGTACCAGTCACACCTGCGAAAGTTGCACGGCCCACAGCTTGTGTCTCCCTGGCTTCGGGGTCAAGCAGATCG CTACAGGGGTTTTGGATACCATCTGTGAACCCTGCCCGGTCGGCTTCTTCTCCAATGTGTCATCTGCTTTTGAAAAGTGTCACCGTTGGACAAG CTGTGAGAGAAAAGGCCTGGTGGAACAACATGTGGGGACGAACAAGACAGACGTTGTCTGCG GTTTCCAGAGTCGGATGAGGACCCTGGTGGTAATCCCCATCACGATGGGAGTCCTGTTTGCTGTCCTGTTGGTATCTGCCTGTATCAGTGAGTCCCCAG ggAACATAATCAAGAAGCAGCAGGCTAAG GCCCTGCACCCTACGGCTGAAAGGCAGGGTCCCGTGGAGACGATTGATCCGGAGGATTTTCCCGGCCCCCACCCGCCTCCTCCGGTGCAGGAGACCTTATGCTGGTGTCAGCCGGTCGCCCAGGAGGACGGCAAAGAGAGCCGCATCTCCGTGCAGGAGCGAGAATGA